In Pyrus communis chromosome 8, drPyrComm1.1, whole genome shotgun sequence, one genomic interval encodes:
- the LOC137741625 gene encoding stigma-specific STIG1-like protein 1 has product MEVIKIILIIATTMALSITLMTVKRVGHGIEEGKTPFIDSWKEQQEVDENTLLLPSKRVSRFLAEKDLVDRNPRAADHCHKDNEVCAYTPPGYKNSTCCNNKCLDLSEDKHNCGACKKMCKYTESCCRGGCVDTNYDKRHCGQCNSPCKLGQFCVYGLCNYA; this is encoded by the coding sequence ATGGAGGTCATCAAGATTATATTGATCATAGCAACAACCATGGCTTTGTCTATCACTCTCATGACCGTGAAAAGGGTCGGTCATGGAATAGAAGAAGGAAAAACCCCTTTCATCGACTCGTGGAAAGAGCAACAGGAGGTCGATGAAAACACCTTGCTACTGCCTTCGAAGAGGGTGAGTCGTTTCCTAGCTGAAAAGGATCTGGTTGACAGAAACCCTAGAGCAGCTGACCATTGCCACAAAGACAATGAGGTATGTGCCTACACACCACCGGGCTACAAGAACTCGACGTGTTGCAACAACAAGTGCCTGGACTTGTCCGAGGACAAGCACAACTGTGGTGCATGCAAGAAGATGTGCAAGTACACTGAATCGTGTTGTAGGGGGGGTTGCGTGGACACAAATTATGACAAGAGGCATTGTGGCCAATGCAACAGTCCCTGCAAGTTGGGGCAGTTCTGTGTATATGGTCTTTGCAATTATGCGTGA
- the LOC137742252 gene encoding uncharacterized protein: protein MDMEVVGRHALLFDDDNNASFVNSPDALVEWNSLFIDRYDVRHLLPNPMPPRTRRRHLTRSSSSPPPYHDASLESELDQERYLDLPLPSEEQEQEQGKEPEQAEAGRYHSVGFSYGNLDEFTVQKNNDPEPVFHPAFPVPDILSQNLPPTEKVHQIIARTALFVAKHGGQSEIILRVKQGDNPTFGFLMPDHYLHAYFRFLVNHQELLECDSDGKPLLEEKRADSGLDQTGGALSLLGSVYGSGEDDDGIIEDAPELRKLKSDEAINSASASVPGVSEHLESSGNVAGKTDVVSTSPCIPKKEKVNVIKHNRSITTVKGGAISGMKKEDGATGSLSTAANDSQAPAMPSTSKVELPILEPPADQKRVVDKIVEFILKNGREFEAILIEQNCKQGRFLFLQPSNQYHPYYLKVLQKAQESKVSGKGLVPEKHESVGHVVDSKAAAEGDNVSSESAGHDLPFDYDRKEKFKMVIGSSKKDGNGPPPKANEGQSGVSLDAVAAILQAATRGNKNPGLEMFPKSSGGIGQPPSSEGGQNLSSGSLHTSQLHTSVQKANYSGEPHVPVPVAKAIAETAALAAANEADSSEASLTREQKLKAERLKRAKMFAAMIKSGSAPLKNESLRGLSVEPPESGLSSSGNVNLSVKEREGSSVPLEADISDKVEELQKKFFADECNERRSKRSYRSKRYEGEDELDNDLQQEKEEEDKRGHKNSRKKHRSHHSSEHSRDRHKHKRRHKYDSSDDEKHRHSRRRHKRNSSDDELQPQKRRNHDRSDNEHRNSRRRDRHSDSSEDEHQLYRRRHKHSNSSEDEHHHRSRSVKHRKPVSEKGAELEEGEIYTKSDQSRASEGAHASREASVDILESNQNGRASSQTSQPTEVSDELRAKIRAMLMSTL from the exons ATGGACATGGAGGTGGTGGGCCGCCACGCGCTTCTCTTCGACGACGACAACAACGCCTCGTTCGTCAACTCACCCGACGCCCTCGTCGAGTGGAACTCGCTCTTCATCGACCGCTACGATGTTCGCCACCTCCTCCCCAACCCTATGCCCCCTCGCACGCGCCGGCGACATCTCACGCGCTCATCCTCTTCGCCGCCGCCTTACCACGATGCCTCGCTCGAGTCGGAGCTCGATCAGGAGCGCTACCTCGATTTGCCGTTGCCGTCCGAAGAACAGGAACAAGAACAAG GTAAAGAACCAGAGCAGGCAGAGGCTGGTCGCTATCATTCTGTTGGATTCTCATATGGAAACCTAGATGAATTCACTGTGCAGAAGAATAATGATCCTGAGCCTGTTTTCCACCCAGCCTTTCCAGTGCCAGATATCTTAAGTCAAAACCTT CCTCCAACAGAAAAGGTACATCAGATCATTGCAAGAACTGCTTTATTCGTTGCCAAGCATGGTGGgcagtcagaaattattttgagGGTGAAACAGGGAGACAATCCTACGTTCGGATTCTTGATGCCTGACCATTACCTTCATGCGTACTTTAGGTTTCTCGTCAATCACCAAGAACTATTGGAGTGTGACTCTGATGGAAAGCCTCTACTTGAAGAGAAGAGAGCTGACAGTGGACTTGATCAAACAGGTGGTGCGTTATCTTTGCTTGGTTCTGTATATGGTTCTGGAGAGGATGACGATGGTATAATTGAGGATGCACCTGAATTGAGAAAACTCAAGTCTGATGAAGCTATTAATTCTGCCAGTGCATCTGTTCCTGGTGTATCAGAACACCTAGAATCTTCTGGAAATGTAGCTGGGAAAACTGATGTTGTTTCTACGAGTCCATGTATTCCCAAGAAAGAGAAAGTTAATGTCATAAAACATAATCGCAGCATTACCACAGTTAAAGGTGGAGCTATTAGTGGTATGAAGAAAGAAGATGGTGCCACGGGATCACTATCTACTGCTGCCAATGACTCACAAGCTCCTGCTATGCCTAGCACATCCAAGGTTGAACTACCCATTTTGGAGCCACCAGCTGATCAAAAGAGAGTGGTTGATAAAATAGTTGAGTTCATACTAAAAAATGGtagggaatttgaagctatTTTGATTGAGCAGAACTGTAAACAGGGAAGGTTTCTGTTCCTTCAGCCATCTAACCAGTATCATCCTTACTATTTAAAAGTTCTTCAAAAAGCCCAGGAG TCCAAGGTATCTGGCAAGGGCTTGGTTCCTGAGAAGCATGAGTCCGTGGGGCATGTAGTGGACAGTAAAGCTGCTGCAGAAGGTGATAATGTCTCTTCAGAATCTGCTGGTCATGATTTGCCATTTGATTATGACAGGAAAGAGAAATTTAAGATGGTAATCGGCAGCTCAAAgaaggatggaaatggtccacCTCCCAAAGCTAACGAGGGTCAGTCTGGCGTCAGCCTGGATGCGGTTGCAGCTATTCTCCAGGCAGCCACAAGAGGCAATAAGAATCCAGGTTTAGAGATGTTCCCAAAGTCATCAGGTGGTATAGGTCAACCTCCTAGCAGTGAGGGTGGGCAAAATTTGAGCTCCGGGAGTCTACATACATCTCAACTTCACACTTCTGTTCAAAAGGCAAATTATTCTGGGGAGCCTCACGTTCCCGTCCCTGTTGCCAAGGCCATTGCTGAGACGGCTGCTCTTGCAGCTGCAAATGAGGCAGACTCCTCAGAAGCATCCTTGACCAGAGAGCAGAAGTTGAAAGCGGAGAGATTGAAACGAGCAAAGATGTTTGCAGCTATGATAAAAAGTGGATCTGCACCGTTGAAAAATGAATCATTGCGTGGCTTATCGGTTGAACCACCAGAATCAGGGCTTTCCTCATCAGGTAATGTAAATCTTTCagtcaaagaaagagaaggcaGTTCAGTTCCATTAGAAGCTGATATTTCAGATAAGGTTGAGGAGTTGCAGAAGAAATTTTTTGCCGATGAATGTAATGAGCGGCGTTCAAAGAGGAGCTACCGTTCCAAAAGGTATGAAGGAGAAGATGAACTTGACAATGATTTGCAAcaagagaaagaggaagaagataaaAGGGGTCACAAGAACTCTAGGAAGAAGCATCGGTCTCATCATTCTTCAGAACACAGTAGGGACAGGCATAAGCATAAAAGACGTCATAAGTATGACAGTTCTGATGACGAGAAGCATCGGCACTCACGGCGTAGGCATAAGAGAAATAGCTCTGATGATGAACTTCAGCCTCAAAAAAGGCGCAATCACGATCGCTCTGATAATGAGCATCGGAATTCTCGACGTAGGGATAGGCATAGTGACTCTTCTGAGGATGAGCACCAGCTTTATAGGCGCCGGCACAAGCACAGCAACTCTTCTGAAGATGAACATCACCACCGCAGCAGATCTGTAAAGCACAGGAAACCTGTGTCTGAAAAAGGAGCAGAGTTAGAAGAAGGCGAGATCTATACAAAGTCAGATCAATCAAGAGCTAGCGAGGGTGCTCATGCTAGTAGGGAAGCTTCCGTTGATATTTTGGAATCAAATCAAAACGGAAGAGCTTCATCGCAGACTTCGCAACCAACAGAGGTTTCCGATGAACTTAGAGCTAAAATCCGTGCTATGTTGATGTCAACTTTGTAG